A genome region from Camelina sativa cultivar DH55 chromosome 10, Cs, whole genome shotgun sequence includes the following:
- the LOC104718865 gene encoding CSC1-like protein At4g15430 isoform X2, producing the protein MATINDIGVAAAINIVTAFAFLLAFAIFRIQPVNDRVYFPKWYLKGLRSSSIQTGGFGSKFINLDFRSYIRFLNWMPEALKMPEPELVDHAGLDSVVYLRIYLLGLKIFFPIACVAFTTMVPVNWTNKGLDRLRHSNISFSDIDKLSLSNIPNGSPRFWMHLCVAYAITFWTCFILKREYQNIALMRLQFLANDQRRPNQFTVLVRNIPTDPHESICELVEHFFKVNHPDHYLTFQAVHDATKLSELVLTRKQMQNLLDYNINKHMRNLNNRPVIKMGFLGCFGEEVDGIKFYTSAVEGLTREISEEKQRLRTGTKSIVPAAFVSFKSRWGAAVCAQTQQTRNPTEWLTEWAAEPRDIYYDNLALPYVDLKIRRLIVGVAYFFLTFFFMIPIAFVQSLANIEGIEKAFPFLKPLIEVKLLKSIIQGFLPGIALKIFLLFLPRILMQMSKFEGFVSTSSLERRAASRFYMFQFINVFLGSIVTGTAFQQLNSFLNQSANDIPKTIGVSIPMKATFFITYIMVDGWAGVAGEILRLKPLIIYHLKNSFLVRTEKDREEATDPGTIGFNTGEPQIQLYFLLGLVYATVSPILLPFILVFFGLAYVVYRHQVINVYNQKYESAGKFWPDVHRRVVTALIVSQLLLMGLLSTKHASKSTPLLLVLPLLTIGFHIHCKCRYQPAFVTYPLQEAMIKDTLERTREPNLNLKEFLRDAYAHPEFRVGENYDQEMGLEKARSDKSPDLVATKRGSWRNTSLPSKHSYTNSP; encoded by the exons ATGGCTACAATAAACGATATTGGAGTAGCAGCAGCAATCAATATAGTGACAGCATTCGCTTTTCTCTTAGCTTTTGCTATATTCAGGATTCAACCAGTAAATGACAGAGTCTATTTCCCTAAATGGTATCTCAAGGGCTTAAGAAGTAGCTCTATACAAACAGGTGGCTTTGGAAGCAAATTTATCAACTTGGACTTCAGGTCCTATATCCGATTCCTTAACTGGATGCCTGAAGCTTTAAAAATGCCAGAACCTGAGCTCGTTGATCACGCTGGACTTGATTCTGTTGTCTACTTGAGGATCTACTTACTCgg GCTCAAGATCTTTTTCCCAATAGCTTGTGTTGCTTTTACAACAATGGTGCCTGTTAATTGGACAAACAAGGGACTGGATCGGTTAAGGCATTCTAATATAAGTTTCAGTGATATTGATAAACTCTCTCTATCAAATATACCGAATGGGTCACCTAG ATTTTGGATGCATTTGTGTGTAGCTTACGCCATCACCTTTTGGACATGCTTTATCCTGAAAAGAGAGTACCAGAATATAGCATTAATGAGGCTACAGTTTCTTGCAAATGACCAAAGGAGACCTAACCAGTTCACT GTGCTTGTAAGAAACATTCCTACAGATCCTCATGAATCAATCTGTGAACTTGTTGAACATTTCTTCAAGGTCAATCATCCAGACCACTACCTCACTTTCCAG GCAGTCCATGATGCAACCAAACTCTCAGAACTGGTTCTGACGAGGAAACAAATGCAGAATCTGCTCGAttacaatataaacaaacacatgaGAAATTTAAATAACAGGCCAGTTATTAAG ATGGGATTTCTTGGCTGTTTTGGTGAAGAAGTTGATGGAATCAAGTTCTACACATCTGCCGTTGAGGGTCTAACCAGAGAA ATCTCTGAGGAGAAACAGAGATTAAGGACCGGCACAAAGTCCATAGTTCCAGCAGCTTTTGTATCTTTCAAGAGCCGTTGGGGAGCAGCGGTTTGTGCTCAAACTCAACAGACAAGAAACCCAACAGAGTGGCTAACCGAGTGGGCTGCAGAGCCACGTGACATCTACTATGACAATCTGGCATTGCCATATGTTGACCTTAAGATAAGGAGGCTCATAGTCGGCGTAGCATACTTCTTCctaaccttcttcttcatgataCCAATAGCATTTGTACAGTCACTCGCCAACATTGAAGGCATAGAGAAGGCTTTTCCTTTCTTGAAGCCCCTTATAGAAGT GAAATTGTTAAAGTCAATCATCCAAGGTTTCCTTCCTGGAATAGCTTTGAAGATCTTCCTCCTTTTCCTCCCAAGAATACTGATGCAAATGTCCAAATTCGAAGGTTTTGTTAGCACATCCTCATTAGAAAGAAGAGCCGCATCTAGATTCTACATGTTCCAGTTCATTAATGTTTTCCTTGGAAGCATAGTCACCGGGACTGCGTTTCAACAGCTCAACAGCTTCCTTAACCAATCTGCAAACGA TATTCCAAAGACAATTGGCGTCTCGATTCCAATGAAAGCGACCTTCTTTATAACATACATAATGGTGGATGGGTGGGCAGGTGTTGCTGGGGAGATACTGAGGTTGAAGCCGCTCATAATCTATCATCTAAAGAACTCCTTCCTCGTCCGAACTGAGAAAGATAGGGAAGAAGCAACTGATCCTGGAACTATAGGATTCAACACCGGTGAGCCTCAAATACAGCTCTACTTTCTTCTCGGTCTCGTTTATGCAACAGTTAGCCCCATCCTTCTTCCCTttatcctcgtcttcttcggCCTGGCTTACGTAGTGTACCGTCATCAG GTAATAAATGTGTATAACCAAAAGTATGAGAGTGCAGGGAAGTTCTGGCCTGATGTTCACAGGCGTGTTGTGACCGCACTGATCGTGTCACAGCTTCTCTTGATGGGTCTTCTAAGCACTAAACACGCTTCTAAGTCCACTCCTTTGCTTCTTGTGCTTCCGTTGCTGACCATTGGGTTCCACATACACTGCAAATGTCGTTACCAACCTGCTTTTGTCACATATCCATTGCAG GAAGCTATGATCAAAGATACACTGGAACGCACACGTGAGCCAAATCTAAACCTCAAGGAATTTCTTCGAGATGCGTATGCCCACCCGGAGTTCAGGGTTGGAGAAAATTATGACCAAGAGATGGGCTTGGAGAAGGCGAGGTCTGATAAGTCACCAGATTTAGTGGCTACCA
- the LOC104718865 gene encoding CSC1-like protein At4g15430 isoform X1, translating to MATINDIGVAAAINIVTAFAFLLAFAIFRIQPVNDRVYFPKWYLKGLRSSSIQTGGFGSKFINLDFRSYIRFLNWMPEALKMPEPELVDHAGLDSVVYLRIYLLGLKIFFPIACVAFTTMVPVNWTNKGLDRLRHSNISFSDIDKLSLSNIPNGSPRFWMHLCVAYAITFWTCFILKREYQNIALMRLQFLANDQRRPNQFTVLVRNIPTDPHESICELVEHFFKVNHPDHYLTFQAVHDATKLSELVLTRKQMQNLLDYNINKHMRNLNNRPVIKMGFLGCFGEEVDGIKFYTSAVEGLTREISEEKQRLRTGTKSIVPAAFVSFKSRWGAAVCAQTQQTRNPTEWLTEWAAEPRDIYYDNLALPYVDLKIRRLIVGVAYFFLTFFFMIPIAFVQSLANIEGIEKAFPFLKPLIEVKLLKSIIQGFLPGIALKIFLLFLPRILMQMSKFEGFVSTSSLERRAASRFYMFQFINVFLGSIVTGTAFQQLNSFLNQSANDIPKTIGVSIPMKATFFITYIMVDGWAGVAGEILRLKPLIIYHLKNSFLVRTEKDREEATDPGTIGFNTGEPQIQLYFLLGLVYATVSPILLPFILVFFGLAYVVYRHQVINVYNQKYESAGKFWPDVHRRVVTALIVSQLLLMGLLSTKHASKSTPLLLVLPLLTIGFHIHCKCRYQPAFVTYPLQQEAMIKDTLERTREPNLNLKEFLRDAYAHPEFRVGENYDQEMGLEKARSDKSPDLVATKRGSWRNTSLPSKHSYTNSP from the exons ATGGCTACAATAAACGATATTGGAGTAGCAGCAGCAATCAATATAGTGACAGCATTCGCTTTTCTCTTAGCTTTTGCTATATTCAGGATTCAACCAGTAAATGACAGAGTCTATTTCCCTAAATGGTATCTCAAGGGCTTAAGAAGTAGCTCTATACAAACAGGTGGCTTTGGAAGCAAATTTATCAACTTGGACTTCAGGTCCTATATCCGATTCCTTAACTGGATGCCTGAAGCTTTAAAAATGCCAGAACCTGAGCTCGTTGATCACGCTGGACTTGATTCTGTTGTCTACTTGAGGATCTACTTACTCgg GCTCAAGATCTTTTTCCCAATAGCTTGTGTTGCTTTTACAACAATGGTGCCTGTTAATTGGACAAACAAGGGACTGGATCGGTTAAGGCATTCTAATATAAGTTTCAGTGATATTGATAAACTCTCTCTATCAAATATACCGAATGGGTCACCTAG ATTTTGGATGCATTTGTGTGTAGCTTACGCCATCACCTTTTGGACATGCTTTATCCTGAAAAGAGAGTACCAGAATATAGCATTAATGAGGCTACAGTTTCTTGCAAATGACCAAAGGAGACCTAACCAGTTCACT GTGCTTGTAAGAAACATTCCTACAGATCCTCATGAATCAATCTGTGAACTTGTTGAACATTTCTTCAAGGTCAATCATCCAGACCACTACCTCACTTTCCAG GCAGTCCATGATGCAACCAAACTCTCAGAACTGGTTCTGACGAGGAAACAAATGCAGAATCTGCTCGAttacaatataaacaaacacatgaGAAATTTAAATAACAGGCCAGTTATTAAG ATGGGATTTCTTGGCTGTTTTGGTGAAGAAGTTGATGGAATCAAGTTCTACACATCTGCCGTTGAGGGTCTAACCAGAGAA ATCTCTGAGGAGAAACAGAGATTAAGGACCGGCACAAAGTCCATAGTTCCAGCAGCTTTTGTATCTTTCAAGAGCCGTTGGGGAGCAGCGGTTTGTGCTCAAACTCAACAGACAAGAAACCCAACAGAGTGGCTAACCGAGTGGGCTGCAGAGCCACGTGACATCTACTATGACAATCTGGCATTGCCATATGTTGACCTTAAGATAAGGAGGCTCATAGTCGGCGTAGCATACTTCTTCctaaccttcttcttcatgataCCAATAGCATTTGTACAGTCACTCGCCAACATTGAAGGCATAGAGAAGGCTTTTCCTTTCTTGAAGCCCCTTATAGAAGT GAAATTGTTAAAGTCAATCATCCAAGGTTTCCTTCCTGGAATAGCTTTGAAGATCTTCCTCCTTTTCCTCCCAAGAATACTGATGCAAATGTCCAAATTCGAAGGTTTTGTTAGCACATCCTCATTAGAAAGAAGAGCCGCATCTAGATTCTACATGTTCCAGTTCATTAATGTTTTCCTTGGAAGCATAGTCACCGGGACTGCGTTTCAACAGCTCAACAGCTTCCTTAACCAATCTGCAAACGA TATTCCAAAGACAATTGGCGTCTCGATTCCAATGAAAGCGACCTTCTTTATAACATACATAATGGTGGATGGGTGGGCAGGTGTTGCTGGGGAGATACTGAGGTTGAAGCCGCTCATAATCTATCATCTAAAGAACTCCTTCCTCGTCCGAACTGAGAAAGATAGGGAAGAAGCAACTGATCCTGGAACTATAGGATTCAACACCGGTGAGCCTCAAATACAGCTCTACTTTCTTCTCGGTCTCGTTTATGCAACAGTTAGCCCCATCCTTCTTCCCTttatcctcgtcttcttcggCCTGGCTTACGTAGTGTACCGTCATCAG GTAATAAATGTGTATAACCAAAAGTATGAGAGTGCAGGGAAGTTCTGGCCTGATGTTCACAGGCGTGTTGTGACCGCACTGATCGTGTCACAGCTTCTCTTGATGGGTCTTCTAAGCACTAAACACGCTTCTAAGTCCACTCCTTTGCTTCTTGTGCTTCCGTTGCTGACCATTGGGTTCCACATACACTGCAAATGTCGTTACCAACCTGCTTTTGTCACATATCCATTGCAG CAGGAAGCTATGATCAAAGATACACTGGAACGCACACGTGAGCCAAATCTAAACCTCAAGGAATTTCTTCGAGATGCGTATGCCCACCCGGAGTTCAGGGTTGGAGAAAATTATGACCAAGAGATGGGCTTGGAGAAGGCGAGGTCTGATAAGTCACCAGATTTAGTGGCTACCA